GTGCCGATGGGCGCGAGCAGATCCACGCCGTTGTGCTTGCCGTGGTAACGCGGCGCCAAGAACGCGCCCCGCCCACCCTCATCGCGTCGGACGCCGTAGTCCGTAGGCAGCACGTAGCCCCAGGGCTGGCTGAGCTCCGGAGGGACCTCCCGCGCCTTGTCCGGCTCGGGCTTGGCGGCGACGCTGGCGGGCGGTTTGGGTACCACCTTCGCCACCGGCGGCTCGTAGCTCGGGCTCGAGCCCCCGCTGGCGGTGGGCTGCGGCGACGGGGGCGTGGTGCAGGCGGCGAGCAGGCAAAGCGCCGCGGCGAGGCTCAGGCTGTTCCGTAACTCCATGATTTCATCGAGAAAAGGCGCGCGTTTGGGGACGTGCGCGGGTCTCGAGCCCCACCCTAGACGAAGCTTCAGCGGACGGGCAAAAAGGCTATCCCGTGGTCGGCTCCCAGCGCCCCTCGACCACCGCCCCGTCGATGGTGGTGGCGATCACGCGGCCCACGTCGGCGAAAATGCTCACGAAGGGGACGTTCCACTCCTCCTGCTTCCACACCAGCGTGAAGGGGTCGGCCTGGGCGGTGTCGTGCAGCCACAGGGCACCGGCGCTGGCGGCCCAGGTACGCCCCGTCACGTCCACCGCCACGGCGGTGAGATCCGGCTCACCGGGCACCACCAGGTGCTCGAGCTCCTTGTTGCGCACGATGAGCACCCGCCCCGACGAGCCCACCACCACGCCGAGCCCGAGATCCTGCTGCGCTGCGCAGCTCATGTAACACTCGGTGTCGTCCGCGGCGAGGCGCTCGACTTCGAACATGAGTGGGCTGTAGATCGCGGCAAAGCCGGCCCCCGCGCGCGAACGTCCGCTGATCAGCCAGCGTTCGTCCTCCAGACGCGCGATGCCGGTGACGCTGGAGGCCTTCGACAGCGAGGCGGGCTTCATCCAACGCCGGGCCGCGAGACCGAACAAGAGCGGGGCTTCGCTGCCGCGCTCGCCGACGAGCACGGCGAGATCCTCGAGCTCGCCGCTCGCGTGGGTGAAGGACACGGCGGAGTCCTCCGCCCGCAAAATGCTGGAGAACCCCTCCGGCGAGTAGTGCGCGATGGTGGCGCCGTCCCCTCCCACCAGATACAGGCCTGCGCCCACGCGCTCGGCGAAACGCACGCCATAGGGATGCGGAAAACCCCGTACCGGCGCCTCGCCCCACCCGGTTCCGTTCCAGAATGCCAAGCCGCGGCTCGCCGCCGCGAGGCAGCGACCGTCACCGTCCCAAGCGATGCTGCGGAGCACCCGCTGGTCCCCGGGTTGGTGGCGCACGTGCCAGCCCCAGCCGAAACGCCGAGGGGCAGAGTAGTCCGTGATGCTCTCCAAGCGCCGCCGCGGCGGCCGCGAGCGGCGTGCGCCGGACCTCAGCGCACGCAGCACGCCGGCGGCGAACTCCCAGGCCGAAGGCGGCCGGTGCCGCGGGTCGGCGGCGGTTCCCCGCGCCAAGATGCGATCGATGATCGCGCACTCCGCCGGTCGCTCCACGAGCTCCGGGCACAGCGCCTTGCACTCGGTGATGCTGCGCCGCGGCTTCTCGTGAGCCAGGAGCGCGGTGTCCACCGTGCTCTTGGCTCGGAACATTTCCTCGCCGGTCAGCAGCTTGAAGGTGACCGCCGCGAGACTGAAGATGTCGCTCTCGGGCCCCGCTGGCTCGCCGCTGCGCCGCACTTGCTCCGGCGCCGTGTAGCCAGGCGTCCCCCCGGGCAAGCCGATGAAGGTGCCCACCTGCCCTTGCGGCCGCGCGATGCCGAAATCGGCGATCTTGAAGATTTCCCCGTTGCCGAAGCCGCAGCAGAGCACGTTGTGGGGCGAAAGATCCCGGTGCACCACGCCGACTTCGTGGATCGCCTCCAGCCCCGTGGCGAGGCACGTGAGGGCCAGCGCCGCGCGATCCATGTCGAAGGCGTAGCCCGTCTGCTCCACGCTGAAGTCGATGCGCTCCTCCAGCGTGGTGCCCTCCGCTCCGCCATGGACGTACTCGAGCGCCAGCCACGGCAAGCGAAAGGTGAGACCGCCCTGCTCGATGTCGATGGCGTCGTTGGCGAGCAGCCGCACCACGAACGGCGTGGGCGGCACGCGCTCGTTCAGCCGGCTGAGGGCGACGGTTTCCTTCTCCACCGCGAGCAGCGCCATCTCGCCGTTGCGACGCATGAGCGCCGGACGCACGAACTTGAGCACCGCGGGAGACTCTCCGTCCGGCGCTCGTCGAAGCGCGAAGAACGCGACCGCATAGCTGCCCGCACCAATGGCGCGATCGATACGAAAGCTCACGTCGGGCTGGGCGCGCGCGCGCACCTTGCGCCCCTCGAGCGTGTGCAGCAGATCGTCTTCCGGCGGGATGCGAAGCATAGAAGAGTCGTCGAATCGCGCCGACGAGCGCGAGGCACCACAGTAACAGCGTTTTTGGCCGATCGTGACCCGCAACCCCGGGTCGCCGCCGATGCTGTCAAAAAGGCGGATTGGACCTCGGCCGCCAATCGTCGAACCGAGATTTGACGGGGATCGCGCCGGACCAACAAACCCATGTAGGGCCCAGCAAGGTGGGGTTCATCTGCATGTCGGTCCGCCGCGAGCCCTCCCGGCAGTCACGGCGCGGAGCGCGCTTGACGGATAATTTCCCTCAGTGGGGGGCGCGGCCCGGTCGAAAGCAGCCCGACGCGAAAGAGTCGCGATGCGATGCGCAGGGCGACCACCGTGGACAACAGCAGCAGCACGATGGAACCGACGATCTCCCACATGGGCACACCCGTCGGATCGAGGGACATGCGAAACACCAGCGTGGCCGGGGCGGAAAACGGGATCCACGTGAGCACCCGCGCGGCAATGCTGTGCGGTTCGTTGAGGATCACGGGCAGGAACATCAGAGGCACCGTGGCGAGCAAGCCCCAGAGCATGCCGAGCTGTTGGCTCTCGCGCACGTTGCCTCCGAAGGAACCGGTGCCGAGCATCAAGCTGCCCAGGAACGCGTAGGCCGCGAGGAACAGCACCGGGCTCAGCGCCAGCGCTTGCCAAGGCACGCGTACGTCGAACGGGGTGAGCAGGGAGACGACGGCCACGCGTACGCCCAGGGTCATCGTGAGCCAGGTGAACACCTGGATCAGACCCGCGCCGCCGAGGCCCAGGAGCTTGCCGGTCATGATCTCGTCCGCAGTGGCGGAGGAAAGCAGCACCTCGATGACCTTGTTCTCCTTCTCCGTGGCCGTGGCCTGGATCAGGTAGCTGCCGCTCATCAAGATGGACGAGAACAAGAGGAGCACGAAGCCGATGGGAAGCACCAGCCGACCCAGGAACGCGTCCCGCCGCTCCTTCTCTGAGCGTCCATCTTCGTGGATGCGAAACGTCTCCCGCTTCTTGATGGGATCCACCACCCGAGCGCGCAGGTCGTTGGTGAGGGCTCCGGCCAGCAAATGCCGACGCAGCACGGTGGAAAGCTCACTGCGCACTTCCCAAGGGTCTCCGGAAGCGCTGGCAGGACCGTTGCCGCGAATCACTCCGCTCTTCACGTAGTCCGCCGACAGCACGTAGTAGCCCTTGATTTCCCGGCGCGAGAGCGCGGCCCGCGCTGCAGGATCCGTCTCGAACACGGAGAAGCGCACCTTCTCCGCGGTCAGGTCTTCCCCCGCCTTCACGCCCAGCACGTGGGCTTCGTCCACCAACCCGTAATGCTTTTCGTGCTGCGCCTGACGACTGACCAAGTAGCCCGGTATCAGCGCCAGCGCCGCGTACATCACGGCGAAGATCGGCATCCCCAAGGTGATGACCAGGTATCCGGTACGCCGAATGGTGCTGAGCAGCTCGAAGCGAGCGACGGCGCGTGCCTTGGGCCAGCGGATCACGAAGTCTGCTCCGTCACCACGCGAATGAAGATGTCCTCCATGGGCGCCAGCACCCGTTCGAAGTGGCGCACCCCCACGTTGCGCTTGACCAGCTCCGCCAGCACTTGCTGGGCGTCCGTGTGCTCCGAGAGCAGCAGCCGGTAGCTCGTGGCTCCCTCGCTCACGGCCCGCTCCACTCCCGGCAGCTCCGGCAAGGGCTGGTCGAGCTCGAGGCGCACCTCGGGCAGCGAGTGCTTGTGACGCACGTCGCTGACGGAGCCGTATTCCACCAGACGCCCGGAGGAGAGCATGGCCACGCGATCGCAGAGCGTCTCCACCATGCTCATCTGGTGGGTGGAGAGGATGGTGGTGCGCCCGGATGCCTTGACCTCGGCTATCAAGCTCCGGATCAGCGCGCTGTTGACCGGATCGAGACCGGAAAAGGGCTCGTCCAGGATGCAGAGCTCCGGCTCCGTCTGGAGCGTGGCGGCAATCTGCACCTTCTGGCTCATTCCCTTGCTCAGCTGCTCCACGCTGCTGGTTTCGTGGTCGCGCAGCCCGACCTTGTCGAGCCAGAGCCGGGCTCGCGCCCGCTGCTCGATGTCGCGCAGTCCCTTGAGCGCACCGAAGTAGGCCATCACGTCGACGACCTTCTGCTTGGCGTACAGGCCCCGCTCTTCCGGTAGATAGCCCACGCGGTCGAGCGCGTCGCGCGTCAGCCGTTGCCCGAACAGGGTGACCTTGCCGGAGTCCGCCCGAACGATGTCCATCAAGACGCGGAGCGCGGTGGTCTTGCCCGCTCCGTTCGGCCCCAGCAAGCCGAACACCTCACCGGGGTTCACCTCGAAGGAGAGGCCGTGCAGGGCGACTTTGGTGCCGTACGTCTTTCTGACGCTCTCGAAAGCAAGCACGCTCATGCGAAAGGACGCGTCGGCTCAGCGCTTCCTCGAGAGTAGATGAGCGCCGGCCTCCATTGCCGTCAGCATGGCCTCGTGGGCATGCTCGGGCGCTGTCTCGCCCTCCGCCAGCGGACGCACCAGCAGCAGATTGCGATCGTCCGGCGACGGCTCCACCGCGACGCGGATGGCCTGGCGCGGCCGCCACGCGTGCGGGCTTGCGCTCGGCGAAGAGCCCGCGGCCACGGGCGACGAAGGCGGCGGAGGTGGAGGCTCAGGCTCCGGCGGCTGCACTGCAGGCATGCCGTCGGGAATGGTGTAGTCCGTGGCCGAGGGGCCGTCGCTGTCGTCCATCGGCGGGATGGGTGCCTGAGGGTTCGACTTCGGCTCCATCGGTGCCGGCGGCGGAATGGAGGGCGGGATGTTCGCAGCTTGCGCGAGATCCGCGGCCACGCGAGCGAGCGCCAAGGCGCGAAGATCGTTGCCGGCGTCCCCCGCGGATTCCGCGGCGCGGCGGATCCAGCGGACGGCCTCGCGGCCATCACCCCGTTCCCACATGCTGCTGGCTGCTTCCAGCGCCCACACCACGTCTTCCGTGTCGGTGGGCTCGGGTTTGGGGAACTGGAGCGCGTCGGTCATGCCTCCCTCGCTTTCGCTTCACCGAGCATAGCGCGCCTCCCACCCGGAAGGCGCCAAATCACAGCTTCACGACCTCCAAGGTGGAGCTCACTTCCGCCGTGGTAGCGCTATCCCGCAGCGGCAGCACCGTGCCCGCGTTTCGCGCCTCGTGGATCAGGTCCATGTCCAGCTCGGCGATGACCATGCTCTCCTGATTCGGTACCCCCTCCGCCAAAATGCCGTCCCGCGCGAAGGCGAAGTCGCTCGGGGTCAGGATGGAGGCCTGCCCGTAGTTCAAGCTCACGGCAGGCAGCATCGGCAGGCTGCCCACGGTGCAGGCGTGCATCACGTACATCTGGTTCTCGATGGCGCGGGCCTGTGCGCAGTAGCGCACGCGCAAATAGCCCTGGCGGTCGTCGGTACAGCTGGGCACCACCAAGATGTAGGCGCCCTCCCGGGCCGCTGCCCGAGCGAGCTCCGGGAACTCGACGTCGTAGCAGATGGTGATGGCCATCTTTCCGATGTCCGTGTCGAACACTCGCAGGCGCTTGTGCGGTGAGACGAACCACTCCTCCCGCTCGAAACGCGTCATGTGCAGCTTGCCCTGCACCTCGTAGTCCCCGTCCGGCGCGTACAGGTAGCACTCGTTGTATACGGTCTCGAGATCCGGCGGGTCTACCGCCGGCAGGGAGCCGCCCACGATGTACAGCCCGCTCTTCTTCGCCAGCTTGCGGAACATCTCGACGATGCGCTCTTCGTAGCGGGCGAGGTGGCGCACCTGCTGATCGATTGGCATGCGCAGGTCGTTCAGCGTCAAGAGCTGCAGCGTGAAGTACTCCGGGAACACCAACAGCCGGCACTTGTAGTCCTGGGCGGTGTCGACCAGCCCGGTGACTTGCGCCTCGAACTCTTCGAAGGTGTCGACCGGACGGATGAAGTACTGCAGCGAAGCGACGCGGATGCGGGGCATGACCGCCGCATCATCACGTCCATCGCGGCTCAGCGCCAGCGCTCGGTCAGCCGGCGGAGCAAGTTCTCACCCAGCGCGTAGAGATGGTCGCAGTGCGCGTCGGTGTCGTTGCCGGAGAAGCCGCGGATGGTGAGGCCGCCGGCATCCGCCTTGGAAATCAGGTGCATTCCGCGGGGCCCGAACTCGTCGGCTTGCTTCTGCTCGACGCCGGTGAACTCCAGGATCTGAGCCGCAGTCTGGGTGGTGCTGGCGTAGGGCGTCACGATCGACGAGTGCGTGATGGCCATGAGCTTTTCGCCGTCCACCGCACGCTTGGCGAAGTCGTCGAAGGGCGCCATCTGCAGCGCGTTCACCTTGGAGTGGTACTTGCTCTCGAAGCCCGCGTGGAGGCCGTCGGCCAAGAGCACGCTGTCCACGCGCGCCGCCTCGGCCTCGTGAGAGAGGATGTGATAGGTGGCGCCGTAGCCGGCGCTCCAGCTGGACAGCGCCAGACGGTGGAGCTTGCGCTCCGGCATCGGGCACTGCTTCTTCACGATCTCGTCGACGGACGCGAGCAGCGCGTCGAGCGCGCCTTTCTGGCTGAACGCCTTTTCGTAGGGGCCGGAGCCGATGCCGAGATTCACCACGACCAGCACGGCCTTCACGCCGGCGTTGTCGAAAGCGGTCTCGACGGCGCGGGGATCGCCGTGGAAGTGAACCACGAGATCGTAGCTGCCGTCGGCGGTGCGGCAGTCCGCAGGGATGTGAACCACCTTGCGACCGGCACGGACGTCCACGGCCTCGGGCAGCGGGGCCACGTCGACGGCGGCAGCGGGTTCGGGCATCTCTTCCACGACCACGTGCGCCGCCCGCGCCACGTCCGCCACCGCCTGAGCCAAGGGGCCAGTCTCGGAAGCGGACGGCGTGCTCGTCCATCCCACCAACGCCAGAACCACACCTGCGATCATCGCCTTCACGCCGCGGAATCAATACAAGTCGCGTTCCATTCGCGTAACTCTCCGAGATCGTTGAGTTCGGGGTTTCGCCTGGGTCCGATCTGCTGCTCCCCAGCAGCAGCGGGTTGATGCCCACAGGCAGCACTTTCGAGGGTCACCCCGCGCGGGGGCCCAATCTCGCGTAATCTTGTCGCTTCATGACCGACGCGGGCGACCGACCGACCCTGAGCGGCGTTCAGTTCCACACCGTCCGGCAGCTCGCCCGCGCGGTGGCCATCCCCCGCCTCGAGCTGGCGGTCGAGCGGGAGTCGGGCAAGGCGAGCGATCGCAGCGTGGTGCTCGAGGGGGACGAGCTGCGCCTCGGCAGTCACCCGAGCAACGACCTCGTGATCAACGACCCCAAGGTCAGCCGGTTTCACTGTCGCCTGAGCCGCGGTGGCTCCGGTTGGTCGCTCGCAGACAACGGCTCGCTCAACGGCACGCTGCTCGACGGCCTCCGCGTGCGGGACGCCGACCTGCCGCGGCCGACCTGCCGCCTGGCGCTTGGCGATTCCATGGTGCGGGTCCGCGAGCTCGGCTCCGAGGCCGTGGAAGAGGTGCCCACCTGGTCGAGCTTCGGTGAGCTGTACGGCGAGTCCGTCGCCATGCGCCAGCTGTTCGGCGTGCTCGACCGCGTGGCAAAAAGCGACTCCACCTTGCTCATCGAGGGAGAGAGCGGCACCGGCAAGGAGCTGGCGGCCACCGAGATCGCTCGGCGGGGACCGCGCGCCGACGCGCCCTTCATCATCGTGGATTGCTCGGCCATCTCGCCGAACCTGATCGAGAGCGAGCTGTTCGGCCACACCCGAGGAGCGTTCACGGGCGCCGACAAGAACCGCGTGGGCGCCTTCGAGGCAGCCAACGGCGGAACCATCTTCCTCGACGAGGTCGGGGAGATGCCGCTGGACATGCAGCCCAAGCTGCTACGAGCGTTGGAGGCCCGAGAAATACGCCGCACCGGCGAAAATGAGCCGCGCAAGATCGACGTGCGCGTGATCGCCGCCACCAACCGCCGCCTCGAACGGGAGGTGAACCGCGGGCGCTTCCGCGAGGACCTGTACTTCCGCCTCGGCGTCGTCACCGTGCGCATGCCGCCCCTGCGCAAGCGGCTGGAGGATCTCGGCATCTTGATCCAGGTGATCCTGCGGTCGCTGAACGCGGAAGAAGCCAGCCACCTGTTCACGCCCGACGTGGTCGCGGACATGGAATCCCACGACTGGCCGGGCAACGTCCGCGAGCTCCGGAACTACGTGGAGCGCACCGTGGTCCTCGAGCAGGCCGCCCCCGCGTCCACGCCGCGCTCCCTCGAGTCCGTGCTGCCTCCCCAGCCGGGCCGCCACTCGCCGGCCGCTGCCCCCGCCGTCGACCTGGAAGTGCCCTTCAAGGTCGCCAAGGACACCGTGATCGGCGACTTCGAGCAGCGCTACCTCAAGGCTCTTTTGGACTGGTCCGGCGGCAACGTCAGCAAGGCGGCGCGCAGAGCCAAGATGGACCGCATGTACTTGTACCGCTTGCTGCAGCGCTACGAGCTCCGGGGCGGCTCTCGCATCGAAGACTGAGCCCCCTCGTTCGGGTTTTCTTTGTCGTCACGGCGCGGAAACGCCGTCACGGATCGTTGCCGGTGTTGGGCAGCATCGATTGCGTCCGCGACAGCACGTCCACAATCGCCGAAGTCAGCGCCTCCGTCGTCACGGGCTTGATGAGCACGGTGCGATCCGTGGCGGCCAAGAAGCTCTTGGTGCGGGCCGTGAATTCCCCGCCGGTGCAGAAGATGGTCCGGCGGCGAAGCTCCGGCGCGATCTCCGACAGGGCGTCGAACACGGCGACGCCGTCGACGTCCGGCATCATGACGTCGCACACGATCACGTCGAAGTGACTATCGCGCCGCAACAGCGCGAGGGCAGCCGCGCCGCCATCCACGGCGACGACGTCGTGGCGACGCGACAGCACGCGTCCGAGCGAACGCAGGACCGCGGCGTCGTCGTCCACCAGCAGGATGCGCGCCCGAAACTGCGGGCGCTGCGCGGGCGCCGTGAGCGGACGCGACGAGATCGCCACCGGCGCCGTGGGCAGCACGACGTCGAAGCGACTCCCCAGCCCCTCACGGCTCTTGACGGTGATCTTGCCGCCGTGGCGGCGCACGATGTCGGCGCTCACGGCGAGCCCGAGACCGGTGGCGGAGTGCGAGCTCTTGGTGGTGAAGAACGGCTCGAAGATGCGCTCGAGCTGCGCAGCGGGAATGCCGGCTCCATTGTCGCGAATGACGAGGCGCACGGTGCCGTCTTCGACACGGGTTCGGAGGCGGATGCGGTTCTGCTCCTGGTGCGATTCGTCGAAGGCCTGAGCCGCGTTCAACAGCAGATTGGTCACCAGCTGGACCAGCTTGCCGTGATCGCCCCGGACCGCCGGAAGCTCTCCGAGCTCCAAGTCCAGGTGGGCTCGATAGCGGATTTGGCCGTCCACTATGCTGACGGCAGCGCGCACCACGTCGTTCAGATCCAGGTCGACGGACCCGCTCCGTGCGCCCCGTGCGAAGTCCCTCAGGTGCTCCACGGTGGACGCGATGCGACGAACGCCTTCGATGCTCTCCCCCAAGACGTCTTCCACCTCCTCGTCCGTGGGTGCGTCGCCCTCTCGGGTGCGCTCCAGGAGCAGTGAGAGGTTGCTCATGATCACGCTGAGGGGGTTGTTCACCTCGTGCGCGACTCCTTGCGCCAACTGTCCCACCGACGCCAATCGCTCGGACTGCATCAACTGATCCCGAATGCGTTCCGAGTCCCGCCGCTCCGCCCGAACCGGAAGCCCCGAAAGCACTTCCGCCAGGCGAGGCGCCAGTGCGTCGAGGAGCGCACGCTCCGCGGCGCTGGGCTGGCCGGCGGAGAGCACCTGCAGCACGCCGACCTCCTCGCCATCGGACACGAGCGCTACCTCGTGGGCCCGCGGCCACTCTCCGCTGGGCGGCGGCCCGGACTCCCCCGGGCGCACGGAGGCCGGAAGCTCGCTCCGAGCGCCGCTGTCGTCGAGCAGCGAGAGCCGCAGCTGGGAGAACACCACGTGAGCCGCGAGGGCGTGGGTCAGCGATTCCAGAACGTCAGCGGCGCTCTCCGCGTTGGCCGCCAATACCGCGGCGATCACGGCGCCGCCCTGTTCGGCCACCGCCGTGGCGCTCTCCGCCTCCAGCGCCCGGATCGCGATGGACAAGCTGCGCGCCACCGTCGCCAGCACCAGCTCCGCCTTGTCTTGCGGCTCCCGCGCGCGGAATCCGCGCCCCGCGATCACGCCCCGCAGACGATTTCGCACGATCACCGGCGCCGCCAGCACGGAAGGCGGCGCGTCCTGGTTCAGCCGCTCGGTCGCCGTCGAGTCTTCGGACAGCTCCTCGGACCAGCGCACCAACGCCTGCGTCGCCCAGATCCCCAAGCCGTATTGATCCGCTCCGCTGACGGTGACCCACGGCTCCCCGTCCGTCGACTGCAGCGCCAGCGCGAACGTACGCGCGCCCAACGCGCGGCGCGCGGCGGACGCGAGGGGTCGCGACAGCTCCCGAACGCTGTGCGCTCGGGCGCAGATCGTCGCCACCTCCGACAAGGCAGCGACGCGCGCCTGCCGTTTGCCGGATTGGCCGGGGGGTTGGGAAGTCCGCACCGTCACGCATCCTATAACGGCTCGCCACGCCCAAGACTGAGCGCCATCAACTCGATCGACGTCGCACACATACACACATCGGGCGACTAGCGGCGCACGTCTGGAGTCACCGGGGTCCGATGTGCGATGCTTCCGTCATGAAGCGCTGGCAGGCAATGGTGGGTGGTCTGGCGGTCGTCGGCTTCGTCGCGTGTGGTGGTCCTCCCCCGAAGACTCCCGAGAAGGCGGCGAGCTCCGCGGTGGCGCGCTGGCAAAAGCGCCTGGGCACCGTGACGGAGTGCGGCCAGGCCGTGCGGCCGCGCGGCGACGAGAGCTGCTCGCTGCAGCCCATCCACGAGTGCCTGCACGATGCCCTGGAGGCGTGCCGCCCCGCGCACGGCACGCACTTGTACTCCACCAGCGAGGGCGACCCGGTTCGCGTCGACTACTTCGTGGCTCCGGAAAAGGGCGCGTGCCTGTTCGTGGTGGTGGAGGACAAGAGCGCCGACCCCGTGGGCAACAAGGGCGTCGTGGAACAGGAGTGCCGCACCACGAGCTGGCGTCCCCAACCGGATGCTCCCGGCTGCCAAGCGCTCGCGCCGGTGGATTGCCGCGTGGTCGGGACGTCGCCCCGCTGACGGGCATCGCGCCGGACCAACAAGAAAACGTCACTTGAGGTGGTGGCGCTTCACGAGCTCCATCAAGTACGAGCGATCCATGCGCGCCTCGCGGGCGGCTTGGCGCATGTTGCCGCCGGTGCGCTCGAGCAACGCCGACAAATAGTGTCGCTCGAACTCCTCAGCGACCTTCTGCTTGGCTTCACGGTACGCCAACGTGCTCACGCTGTCGAACAGCCCTTGGGCGCCGGGAGC
This window of the Polyangiaceae bacterium genome carries:
- a CDS encoding serine/threonine protein kinase, which translates into the protein MLRIPPEDDLLHTLEGRKVRARAQPDVSFRIDRAIGAGSYAVAFFALRRAPDGESPAVLKFVRPALMRRNGEMALLAVEKETVALSRLNERVPPTPFVVRLLANDAIDIEQGGLTFRLPWLALEYVHGGAEGTTLEERIDFSVEQTGYAFDMDRAALALTCLATGLEAIHEVGVVHRDLSPHNVLCCGFGNGEIFKIADFGIARPQGQVGTFIGLPGGTPGYTAPEQVRRSGEPAGPESDIFSLAAVTFKLLTGEEMFRAKSTVDTALLAHEKPRRSITECKALCPELVERPAECAIIDRILARGTAADPRHRPPSAWEFAAGVLRALRSGARRSRPPRRRLESITDYSAPRRFGWGWHVRHQPGDQRVLRSIAWDGDGRCLAAASRGLAFWNGTGWGEAPVRGFPHPYGVRFAERVGAGLYLVGGDGATIAHYSPEGFSSILRAEDSAVSFTHASGELEDLAVLVGERGSEAPLLFGLAARRWMKPASLSKASSVTGIARLEDERWLISGRSRAGAGFAAIYSPLMFEVERLAADDTECYMSCAAQQDLGLGVVVGSSGRVLIVRNKELEHLVVPGEPDLTAVAVDVTGRTWAASAGALWLHDTAQADPFTLVWKQEEWNVPFVSIFADVGRVIATTIDGAVVEGRWEPTTG
- a CDS encoding ABC transporter permease, with protein sequence MIRWPKARAVARFELLSTIRRTGYLVITLGMPIFAVMYAALALIPGYLVSRQAQHEKHYGLVDEAHVLGVKAGEDLTAEKVRFSVFETDPAARAALSRREIKGYYVLSADYVKSGVIRGNGPASASGDPWEVRSELSTVLRRHLLAGALTNDLRARVVDPIKKRETFRIHEDGRSEKERRDAFLGRLVLPIGFVLLLFSSILMSGSYLIQATATEKENKVIEVLLSSATADEIMTGKLLGLGGAGLIQVFTWLTMTLGVRVAVVSLLTPFDVRVPWQALALSPVLFLAAYAFLGSLMLGTGSFGGNVRESQQLGMLWGLLATVPLMFLPVILNEPHSIAARVLTWIPFSAPATLVFRMSLDPTGVPMWEIVGSIVLLLLSTVVALRIASRLFRVGLLSTGPRPPLREIIRQARSAP
- a CDS encoding ATP-binding cassette domain-containing protein; its protein translation is MSVLAFESVRKTYGTKVALHGLSFEVNPGEVFGLLGPNGAGKTTALRVLMDIVRADSGKVTLFGQRLTRDALDRVGYLPEERGLYAKQKVVDVMAYFGALKGLRDIEQRARARLWLDKVGLRDHETSSVEQLSKGMSQKVQIAATLQTEPELCILDEPFSGLDPVNSALIRSLIAEVKASGRTTILSTHQMSMVETLCDRVAMLSSGRLVEYGSVSDVRHKHSLPEVRLELDQPLPELPGVERAVSEGATSYRLLLSEHTDAQQVLAELVKRNVGVRHFERVLAPMEDIFIRVVTEQTS
- a CDS encoding carbon-nitrogen hydrolase family protein gives rise to the protein MPRIRVASLQYFIRPVDTFEEFEAQVTGLVDTAQDYKCRLLVFPEYFTLQLLTLNDLRMPIDQQVRHLARYEERIVEMFRKLAKKSGLYIVGGSLPAVDPPDLETVYNECYLYAPDGDYEVQGKLHMTRFEREEWFVSPHKRLRVFDTDIGKMAITICYDVEFPELARAAAREGAYILVVPSCTDDRQGYLRVRYCAQARAIENQMYVMHACTVGSLPMLPAVSLNYGQASILTPSDFAFARDGILAEGVPNQESMVIAELDMDLIHEARNAGTVLPLRDSATTAEVSSTLEVVKL
- a CDS encoding sigma 54-dependent Fis family transcriptional regulator, translated to MTDAGDRPTLSGVQFHTVRQLARAVAIPRLELAVERESGKASDRSVVLEGDELRLGSHPSNDLVINDPKVSRFHCRLSRGGSGWSLADNGSLNGTLLDGLRVRDADLPRPTCRLALGDSMVRVRELGSEAVEEVPTWSSFGELYGESVAMRQLFGVLDRVAKSDSTLLIEGESGTGKELAATEIARRGPRADAPFIIVDCSAISPNLIESELFGHTRGAFTGADKNRVGAFEAANGGTIFLDEVGEMPLDMQPKLLRALEAREIRRTGENEPRKIDVRVIAATNRRLEREVNRGRFREDLYFRLGVVTVRMPPLRKRLEDLGILIQVILRSLNAEEASHLFTPDVVADMESHDWPGNVRELRNYVERTVVLEQAAPASTPRSLESVLPPQPGRHSPAAAPAVDLEVPFKVAKDTVIGDFEQRYLKALLDWSGGNVSKAARRAKMDRMYLYRLLQRYELRGGSRIED
- a CDS encoding response regulator, whose product is MRTSQPPGQSGKRQARVAALSEVATICARAHSVRELSRPLASAARRALGARTFALALQSTDGEPWVTVSGADQYGLGIWATQALVRWSEELSEDSTATERLNQDAPPSVLAAPVIVRNRLRGVIAGRGFRAREPQDKAELVLATVARSLSIAIRALEAESATAVAEQGGAVIAAVLAANAESAADVLESLTHALAAHVVFSQLRLSLLDDSGARSELPASVRPGESGPPPSGEWPRAHEVALVSDGEEVGVLQVLSAGQPSAAERALLDALAPRLAEVLSGLPVRAERRDSERIRDQLMQSERLASVGQLAQGVAHEVNNPLSVIMSNLSLLLERTREGDAPTDEEVEDVLGESIEGVRRIASTVEHLRDFARGARSGSVDLDLNDVVRAAVSIVDGQIRYRAHLDLELGELPAVRGDHGKLVQLVTNLLLNAAQAFDESHQEQNRIRLRTRVEDGTVRLVIRDNGAGIPAAQLERIFEPFFTTKSSHSATGLGLAVSADIVRRHGGKITVKSREGLGSRFDVVLPTAPVAISSRPLTAPAQRPQFRARILLVDDDAAVLRSLGRVLSRRHDVVAVDGGAAALALLRRDSHFDVIVCDVMMPDVDGVAVFDALSEIAPELRRRTIFCTGGEFTARTKSFLAATDRTVLIKPVTTEALTSAIVDVLSRTQSMLPNTGNDP